The Streptomyces sp. NBC_00597 DNA segment ACGCCGTACCGGGCACGCTGGAGTACGAGGGGCACGTGCTGGCCGTGGTCGACGCCAGCCCCCGGACCTGGCGACCGCTGGAGGTCCGGCTCCCGGCCGCGGGCGACGGCGGAACGGGAGAGCTGAGACTGCACTGGCCCGCGGTGGAGCACGACGAGGCGTCCTGGCGGGAACAGGGGGCCCGGACCCTGGCCACCGGCGGGATCCCGCTTCCCGTACCCGTCTACGGTGAGCTCTTCGAGGCCCGCGTGCTGAGCCGGGACGACCGGTGACCGCGGGCACGAGCACGAGTGCCGGCTTCCCCCAGGACCGCAGCTGTCCCTACCACCCGCCCGCCGGCTACCGGACGCAGGACGGGCGAGGTCCGATGGCCCGCGTCACCCTCTATGACGGCAGCTCGGCCTGGCTCGTGAGCGGGCTCGACCTGGGACGGCGCCTGCTCGGCGACGCACGGCTCTCGGTGAATCGCCGGTTCGGTTCGTTCCCCTTCCCCAGTGCAGAGTTCGCGGGCAGCGGCAGGCGCGACGCTCCGCTCATCGGGGTCGACGGCTCCGAGCACGCCGCTCAGCGCCGGATGCTGGTCGCCGGCTTCACGCACCGGCGCGTGGCATCGCTGCGGCCGAGGATCAGGCAGATCGTGGACCGGCACGTGGACGCGATGGTGGAGAAGGGGCCCGGCGCGGACCTCGTCACCGAGTTTGCGCTGCCCGTGACCTCGATCGTGATCTGTGGGCTGCTGGGGGTCCCGGATGCCGACCACGGCTTTCTGGAGCGGCAGTCCCGGCGCCTGCTGCGCGGCCCGGCCGACACGGACAGGGCCGACGGCCGCACTCGGTTGGAGAACCACTTCGGCGAACTGATCGACCGGAAACGGAGCGCCCCCGGCGACGGGCTGCTCGACGACCTCATCCAGCAGCACCTGCTCGGGGGGGCCCTGGAGCGGGACGAGCTGATCGCCATCGCGACGATCCTGCTGGTCGCCGGCCACGAGACCACCGCGGACATGATCTCTTTGGGAATCTTCACACTGCTCCGGCATCCCGAGCGGATGGCGGAGTTGCGTGAAAGGCCCGAACTCCTGCCCGCGGCCGTGGACGAGCTGCTCCGCTTCCTGTCCGTGGCGGACGGGATGCTGCGTGTTGCCACGCAGGACATCGAAACCCCGTCGCACGTGATCCGGGCGGGGGAAGGGGTCATCTTCTCCAACTCGGCCATGAACCGCGACGATGCCGTTTTCGACGATCCGGACGTCCTTCGCTGGAACCGCCCGACACGTCATCACGGCGCCTTCGGCTACGGAATGCACCAGTGTCTGGGACAGAATTTGGCGAGGGCGGAGATGGAGATCGCACTGACGGCTCTGCTGAACCGATTCTCGGAACTCCGGCTCGCGGTGCCTGTCGAGAGTATTTCTTTCAAGACGGGATATTCGGTCCAGGGTCCGCTCGAACTTCTCGTGGCGTGGTCGCCGGGCTCTTGACGCCCTTGCTCGGGCTGGGGGACGATGGCGGCCGAAATTGATTCGCACCACCGAACCGGAAGGAAGGGCCGAGTAATGGGAAATGGTGCCGCGGGTCTGATTGACCCGGTCATAAGGGAAATCGTAGAAGGGGAAGCTCCCGATCCGGAAGACTTTGCGTTCCGTCGGGAGTCGCTGGACGAGAGCCTGGCACTCGTGCACAAGTACAAAGCCTGATGGCCATGTGATGTGAAGCCGGGGGCGACGGCAGGCGTGCTCCACGTGTGGTGCACGCCTGCTCGGTCTCCGTCAAGAATTCTGACGAGCCGACCGGAGTGGAGGCGTGGTGTCGCTTCATGCAATGACACATGAGCCCGAGGTATTACTTGTCTTTCCCCCGCTGGTCGAATCAAGTTTCGGCAGCTTCTATCCCTCCACCGCCGTCCTCGCCGCCTGGTTGAAGAAACACGGCATCTCCGCGGTCCAACGTGACCTGAACACGGAGTTCGCCGAATACCTGCTCACCGACGACTGCCTCTCCCGCCTGGCGACGGGCCAGGTGCCCGGCGTCCCCGTGGAGTCCCTCGTCGCCGGCTGCGCGCGATGGGCGCACCGCGAGCGCGATCGACTGACCGATGCCCACGGCGCGTACCTCTTCGGCAGGGAGACGCAGGTGGGGTACGTGGTCGAGGAGTTGGCGCACCCGTTCCTGATCGACCCCGACGCGGACGCGTTGGCCGGCTTCACGGCCCGGCGCCGGGCCGTGCACCCGCTCGACGCCCACGCGGCCTTCATCCAGTGGGCGGACTGCGAGAACGCGGTACCGGACTCCGTGAAGCTGGTCGGCATCTCCGTCCCCATGGGGCCGCAACTCGTGCCGGCGCTCCTCCTGGCGCAAACGTTCAAGACCGCCAGGCCCGATGTGAGGATCGTCCTCGGCGGTCCGGCCTTCAGCCTGATGGACCCGCCCGAGCTGGACGAGCTCCTGCGCAACCACAGGGCCGTCGACGCCGTGGTGCGGTTCGACGGAGAGTTCCCCCTGCTGGGACTGGCCAGGCAAGTACGCGCCGACGAATGGGATCCCGGTCGGGTTCCGGGCGTGTCCGCCCTCGTCGACGGAGTTACCCGCCATGTTCCGCCGACTGCGGGACCGGCTCTGAATTCACTCCCCACCCCGGACTATCCGTCGGGGGACATCGCAAAGCTCGCGACGCCGAAACTCAGTGTCACCCAGGCGCGCGGATGCTACTGGGGGAAGTGCGATTATTGCGACTTCGTGGAACTGTACGACGGAAGCCCGCCCTATCGTGGCCGCCGTCCCGAGGCGGTCGTCGCCGATATCGAAGAGCTCATGTCCCGCTACGGGAACCGTCAGTTCACCTTCATCACCGAGTCCATTCCTCCGGCCTTCGCCCGCCGCGTGAGCCAGCTGATCATCGATCGGGGCATCGACATCACCTGGGATTCCTTCGCCATGGTCGACCGCAGATTCGACCGGGAGCTGCTGGAACTGATGGTGCGGGCCGGTTGCCGCTACCTGGTGATCGGAATGGAGGCGATGACCACCCGGGTGCTGAACCTGGTGCACAAATCCGCCGACCGCGAGGAGAACCAGCGATTCCTGCGCGAAGCGCGCGAGGCCGGCATGAAGCTGAGCGTCAACCTCATTCCCGATCTGCCCAGCACCACCTACCAGGAGGCCCTCGACTCCCTCGCTGACGTGGAAGCACTGGCGGACACCCTCGACTTCGTCGCCGTCTTTCCCTTCGAGCCGACGAGATCCTCCAACATCGGACGCACCCCCGGACGATTCGGCCTGATACCCGTGGCCGACGTCCCGGCGGACAGCCAGGCGCAGTACTCGTTGAACCACATGTCGAGCATCGACCCGGCGATG contains these protein-coding regions:
- a CDS encoding radical SAM protein; protein product: MTHEPEVLLVFPPLVESSFGSFYPSTAVLAAWLKKHGISAVQRDLNTEFAEYLLTDDCLSRLATGQVPGVPVESLVAGCARWAHRERDRLTDAHGAYLFGRETQVGYVVEELAHPFLIDPDADALAGFTARRRAVHPLDAHAAFIQWADCENAVPDSVKLVGISVPMGPQLVPALLLAQTFKTARPDVRIVLGGPAFSLMDPPELDELLRNHRAVDAVVRFDGEFPLLGLARQVRADEWDPGRVPGVSALVDGVTRHVPPTAGPALNSLPTPDYPSGDIAKLATPKLSVTQARGCYWGKCDYCDFVELYDGSPPYRGRRPEAVVADIEELMSRYGNRQFTFITESIPPAFARRVSQLIIDRGIDITWDSFAMVDRRFDRELLELMVRAGCRYLVIGMEAMTTRVLNLVHKSADREENQRFLREAREAGMKLSVNLIPDLPSTTYQEALDSLADVEALADTLDFVAVFPFEPTRSSNIGRTPGRFGLIPVADVPADSQAQYSLNHMSSIDPAMTTQERADVYARFRAFARRINVASQAGEGDADAPLAVDVRGAAFMRLAVEDLDVIDMGGEIVCTHIIAKERIVVPEAAALVLRPYLGGESFSEADLATRIGPTAAQALLTNLLEARMVKTL
- a CDS encoding cytochrome P450, translated to MARVTLYDGSSAWLVSGLDLGRRLLGDARLSVNRRFGSFPFPSAEFAGSGRRDAPLIGVDGSEHAAQRRMLVAGFTHRRVASLRPRIRQIVDRHVDAMVEKGPGADLVTEFALPVTSIVICGLLGVPDADHGFLERQSRRLLRGPADTDRADGRTRLENHFGELIDRKRSAPGDGLLDDLIQQHLLGGALERDELIAIATILLVAGHETTADMISLGIFTLLRHPERMAELRERPELLPAAVDELLRFLSVADGMLRVATQDIETPSHVIRAGEGVIFSNSAMNRDDAVFDDPDVLRWNRPTRHHGAFGYGMHQCLGQNLARAEMEIALTALLNRFSELRLAVPVESISFKTGYSVQGPLELLVAWSPGS